In Candidatus Poribacteria bacterium, the DNA window TTGTTACGCTGGCAGTTTGAACGATGGAAAAGTTAAGGCACTTCTCTTGGAACCGCATCCACCTTTAAAATTATTCAGATGGGTACATCTAAAGTTAAGTGCTGAAGGCAATATCTTCACCTTCTGGATTAATGATGAACAGGTTATGGAACCTACGGAACTACGTATTCGCAGAGACCGTGAAGGTTTTGAGGACTTTCCTGAGTTTCAGACCGGGGGTGTCGGTATCGGTCTCGCAAATTGTACGGCGCGCTTTGATAACTTTACTGTTACAGGTGATAGCATTCCCGACAGCGGCGCGTTCGCCGTAACGTCTCAGGGAAAACTTGCGACAACTTGGGGAAACTTGAAAAGATTTTAACGTCAATAGTGATAGCATTGAAAGAAGAATTATGATGAAATCTGTGATGATTGTAGCGATCCTTTTCTTTCTCACCTTCTCTGTGTGGGCAGGCACCTTTTTGGAAACCTTTGATGGCAAAGCGTTGGAGGGATGGCAGGAAATTTGGGTGGATAAAGGACCCGCTGTCTGGGAGATTGTTGATGATGAACTGCACGCAGAAAGTCGTGAAGCGTATACGCATTTACTGACAACTGGGGATAGCACGTGGGAAGACTACACTATGGAACTTGATGTCAAACCCCTAAAAAAACACGGTATTGGCGGTATCTCAATCGCTGTGCGGGTTGACGGAACTTGGTTAGTTTACTGCAGTATTTTTGATCCGGTGATTATAAGGGGTGATGATCCTCCGGTTCAAGAGGAACGAATAGGGTGTTACGCTACCGGTTTGAAACCGCTACGTGCACATGCCATCCTTATCTCTGAACTGCACCCACTTTTAAGATTAAACAGATGGTACCATCTGAAGTTAAGCGTTGAAGGCGATATTTTTACCTTCTGGATTAATGATGAGCAGGTTATGGCACCGACGCAACTTCAAATCTTCAAGGGGATTGATGTCTTTGCTGATTTTCCTGATTTTCAAACTGGGGGTGTCGGTTTTGGGCTTTGGAACTACACGGCAATCTTTGATAACATCACTGTCACGGGTGAGAGCGTTCCCAATAGCGGTGATTTCGCCGTAACGCCCCAAGCAAAACTGGCGACGACGTGGGGACAGTTGAAGAAATTTTAGATACACGGCGAAGCAGCAACCATAGGTGTCAATTTAAGAAAATAGCCTTGTGGGTCGTAGTATTGAATCAAGATTGAACGGATTGCATCAGGACGGTAAAAAAATCATAGAAAAGTGACCCTTTTTCACACACGTTGTATCAAATAGAGACAGAGAGAAACCCAACGTTTTTGTTTGCAAGTTTCCAAAGTTATGCTAATATGAAGTTGGGTTTCACTGCGTTCTTGATTGCGGACAATGACGTGTCGGATTTGAGAGTATTTGACGTATCATATCTATCTTCTTAGTTTCGTTCAACCCAACCTACAATGCTTTTTTTAAATTGACATGTGTCAAGTACCCAACTATTTCCATACTGAATTGCTTGGAGGATATAAAAATGAAAATAAAACGGACCTATACAGCCTTTGGGATAACATTCTTGTGGAGTCTATTTCTTTTGAGCATAAATGCTTCGGCGGATACGTATATCTCCTTTAGTTCCAACCGATCAGGGAACTATGACATTTATGTCATGGATATATTTGGAAACAATCTACGCAACTTGACGAATCACCCCGCTTATGACGGTGACGTAACATGGTCACCCGACGGACGTTCTTTCGCTTTTGTGTCGAACCGCGATGGACACCGCGAGATCTACATTATGGATGTCGATGGGATAGCAACTCGACGATTGACAAATCATCCAGAGGAGGCGGCCCAACCGGACTGGTCGCCTGATGGAAACTGGATCGTATTCACGTCGGACAGAGAGAGCAGAGAAAACTATGATATCTACAAAATAGGTGTCAATGGTAGAAACCTACAACGACTCACTAAACATAAAGCATACGATTCGGCACCGGCGTGGTCGCCAGATGGGAAGCAGCTTGCCTTCTCTTCCTATCGCGATGGAAGTATGGGTATCTATGTGATGAATGCCGACGGAAAACATCTCGAGCGCGTTAAACAGGTAGAGGCAGGCGGAGTATCTCCGAGCTGGTCGCCTGATGGGAAACAGCTGGCTTATTCTTCAAGTTTTGCGGGCATTGGTATCTACGTTATGGATATGCGTCAGAAAGATGTGCGCCGCGTGACACCTATGGGCATTTGGAGTCGGCACCCAACGTGGTCACCCGATGGTGATTGGATTGCCTACGATATGGAACCTGAAAAGCAGTGGGGCAACCCGAAGGAGTTGGATCAAAACATTTATATCGTCAGTGCTGACGGCGGTAGACCTCGCCAAATCACAGTGGATGCGGGAAAAGATCGTGATCCTGCGTGGGTCCCGGAGGCATTTTTCTCAGTATCCCCGAGCACGGAGAAGCAGACAACGTTATGGGGTAGACTCAAGCAAGCAGAAAACACTGTCAAGTAACCACTGTATTATAACCCAAGTTGCTACTAACAGATTTTGCCTACTTCGGAAAGGTTTTTTGTCTTTTTTCCCACCCCGTGGGGGGTTTTTGCTTGGGTGTTTCTTCAATATATCTATAGAAAGCAAGATATTCAAATACCTGCACTCCAGCGGAGTGCTATGTGTATAAAAAGGTAGCAACTTGGGTTATTATAGGAGAAATTTATGAATATAAAGCGCACGCGAACTTATATGATATTAGGAATGGCATTATTGCTAAGTATGCGTCTATTCGCCAACAGCGGCTGGGCGGATGAACGTGAGGTCCTCTCTTTTGTTTCTGTAGAAGACAGAACGCGTCCCATTATTCTTATGGATACCCAAGGGAAGATCCTCCAAGAACTCGTTATCCCGGACTTGACACAACTGTCTATGAGTTGGTCTCCTGATGGACGTTCATTTACCTATCATGCCATTCACAATCAAGTACCTAATCTTGACTTTGACATTTATGTGATGGATGT includes these proteins:
- a CDS encoding DUF1080 domain-containing protein, producing the protein MMKSVMIVAILFFLTFSVWAGTFLETFDGKALEGWQEIWVDKGPAVWEIVDDELHAESREAYTHLLTTGDSTWEDYTMELDVKPLKKHGIGGISIAVRVDGTWLVYCSIFDPVIIRGDDPPVQEERIGCYATGLKPLRAHAILISELHPLLRLNRWYHLKLSVEGDIFTFWINDEQVMAPTQLQIFKGIDVFADFPDFQTGGVGFGLWNYTAIFDNITVTGESVPNSGDFAVTPQAKLATTWGQLKKF